A stretch of the Mycobacteroides immunogenum genome encodes the following:
- a CDS encoding chorismate mutase, which yields MACGTTAPRESVEKEMTTHMTEKASQSAGDPILDIDELRKEIDRLDAEILAAIKRRTEVSREIGKARMASGGPRLVHSREMKVLERYSELGQEGHTLAMLLLRLGRGRLGH from the coding sequence GTGGCATGCGGGACGACCGCTCCAAGAGAAAGTGTTGAGAAAGAAATGACTACCCACATGACCGAGAAGGCCAGCCAGAGCGCCGGGGATCCCATCCTCGATATTGACGAGCTGCGCAAGGAGATCGACCGCCTCGACGCGGAGATCCTGGCCGCCATCAAGCGCCGCACCGAGGTCTCCCGCGAGATCGGCAAGGCACGCATGGCATCGGGCGGGCCGCGCCTGGTCCACAGCCGTGAGATGAAAGTGCTCGAACGCTACAGCGAGCTCGGCCAGGAAGGCCATACTCTCGCCATGCTGCTGCTGCGCCTGGGCCG
- the pcrA gene encoding DNA helicase PcrA, with amino-acid sequence MLDGLNPQQRAAVAHEGSPLLIVAGAGSGKTAVLTRRIAYLLAARDVSPGQILAITFTNKAAAEMRERVANLVGRRANSMWVSTFHSSCVRILRNQASLLPGLNSNFSIYDSDDSRRLLQMIGRDMGLDIKRYSPRLLATAISNLKNELISPEQAVANLTADGTEGDLRGELPQIVADVYGEYQRRLRAANALDFDDLIGETVTVLQQFPQVAQFYRRKFRHILVDEYQDTNHAQYVLVRELVGAHVDRTVDPDGPEAAELCVVGDADQSIYAFRGATIRNIEEFERDYPNAKTILLEQNYRSTQNILSAANSVIAKNANRREKRLWTDSGEGELIVGYVADNEHDEASFIAREIDGLFDRSDANYGDVAVFYRTNNNSRSLEEIFIRTGIPYKVVGGVRFYERKEIRDIVAYLRVLTNPGDAVSLRRILNTPRRGIGDRAEACVAVHAETNGIGFGEALADAAAGKVAMLNSRSEKAIAAFMDMLDQIRVTLRTDDPGALPDIGDVVEAVLNHTGYRYELENSSDPQELARLDNLNELVSVAHEFSADAANAQAAGEDVPVDDEDVGAPPGSLEAFLERVSLVADADELPESSAGVVTMMTLHTAKGLEFPVVFVTGWEDGMFPHMRALGDPVELAEERRLAYVGITRARQRLYLSRAKVRSSWGQPMMNPESRFLQEIPQELIDWRRTDPLPGRIATGAGSYGGGGYGSGGSRGGGGSLGAPSKKRTKPLVVLEPGDRVSHDKYGLGKVMEVTGVGESATSLIDFGSEGRVKLMHNFAPVQKL; translated from the coding sequence CTGCTCGACGGCCTGAACCCGCAGCAGCGCGCTGCCGTCGCGCATGAGGGCTCGCCGCTGCTCATCGTCGCCGGCGCCGGATCCGGGAAGACCGCGGTGTTGACCCGTCGCATCGCGTATCTGCTGGCCGCGCGGGACGTGAGCCCGGGCCAGATCCTGGCCATCACCTTCACCAACAAGGCGGCGGCCGAGATGCGCGAGCGCGTCGCCAACCTTGTCGGCCGGCGAGCGAATTCGATGTGGGTGTCGACATTCCACTCCAGCTGCGTTCGCATCCTGCGTAACCAGGCCTCGCTGCTGCCCGGACTCAACTCCAACTTCTCGATATACGACTCCGACGACTCGCGGCGGCTGCTGCAGATGATCGGCCGCGATATGGGCCTGGACATCAAGCGCTACTCGCCACGGCTCCTGGCCACCGCGATCTCCAATTTGAAGAACGAGCTGATCTCTCCCGAGCAGGCGGTGGCCAACTTGACCGCTGACGGTACGGAAGGCGATCTGCGTGGGGAGCTTCCGCAGATCGTGGCCGATGTGTACGGCGAGTACCAGCGGCGTTTGCGTGCGGCCAATGCCTTGGACTTCGACGACCTGATCGGCGAGACCGTGACGGTGCTGCAACAGTTCCCGCAGGTCGCGCAGTTCTACCGCCGTAAGTTCCGGCACATCCTGGTCGACGAGTATCAGGACACCAACCACGCCCAGTACGTGCTGGTCCGTGAGCTGGTGGGAGCTCACGTCGACCGCACGGTGGACCCGGATGGCCCGGAAGCGGCAGAGCTGTGCGTGGTGGGCGATGCCGACCAGTCCATCTATGCCTTCCGTGGCGCGACCATCCGCAATATCGAGGAGTTCGAGCGCGACTACCCGAATGCGAAAACCATTCTGCTGGAACAGAATTATCGATCCACGCAGAACATACTGAGTGCGGCGAACTCGGTCATCGCCAAGAACGCGAACCGCCGGGAAAAGCGGCTGTGGACCGATTCGGGTGAAGGCGAGCTGATCGTCGGCTACGTCGCGGACAACGAACACGACGAGGCATCCTTCATCGCCCGCGAGATCGACGGGCTCTTCGATCGCAGCGATGCCAACTACGGCGATGTGGCGGTGTTCTACCGCACCAACAACAACTCCCGGTCGCTGGAAGAGATCTTCATCCGCACCGGTATTCCGTACAAAGTTGTTGGGGGAGTGCGGTTCTACGAGCGCAAGGAAATCCGCGACATCGTCGCCTACCTGAGGGTGCTGACCAACCCGGGCGATGCGGTGAGCCTGCGGCGGATTCTGAACACCCCGCGCCGTGGCATCGGCGACCGGGCCGAGGCCTGCGTCGCCGTCCACGCCGAGACCAATGGCATCGGCTTCGGCGAGGCGCTTGCCGATGCCGCCGCGGGCAAGGTCGCGATGCTGAACTCTCGTTCCGAGAAGGCAATCGCAGCCTTCATGGACATGCTCGACCAGATCCGAGTCACCCTGCGCACCGATGATCCAGGGGCGCTGCCCGATATCGGTGATGTGGTGGAGGCCGTGTTGAACCACACCGGTTACCGCTACGAGCTGGAGAACAGCAGCGATCCGCAGGAGTTGGCACGGCTCGACAACCTCAACGAATTAGTCAGCGTCGCACATGAATTCAGTGCCGACGCGGCCAACGCGCAGGCGGCCGGGGAAGATGTGCCGGTTGATGATGAGGATGTCGGTGCGCCCCCGGGCAGCCTTGAGGCCTTCCTGGAGCGGGTGTCGCTTGTCGCCGACGCCGACGAGCTGCCCGAGTCCAGTGCCGGCGTCGTCACCATGATGACGCTGCATACCGCCAAGGGGCTGGAGTTCCCGGTGGTCTTCGTGACCGGCTGGGAAGACGGCATGTTCCCGCACATGCGGGCGCTGGGTGACCCAGTGGAGCTGGCCGAGGAGCGGCGGTTGGCCTACGTCGGGATCACGCGCGCGCGTCAGCGTCTGTACCTGAGCCGGGCCAAGGTGCGCTCGTCGTGGGGTCAGCCCATGATGAATCCGGAATCCCGCTTCCTGCAGGAGATTCCGCAAGAGCTCATCGACTGGCGGCGCACCGATCCGCTGCCGGGACGAATCGCGACCGGTGCCGGCAGTTACGGTGGCGGCGGCTATGGATCCGGGGGATCACGTGGGGGTGGCGGCTCGTTGGGCGCTCCCTCCAAGAAGCGCACCAAGCCGCTGGTGGTCCTGGAGCCGGGTGATCGGGTGAGCCACGACAAATACGGACTGGGCAAGGTCATGGAGGTCACCGGTGTCGGCGAGAGCGCCACGTCGCTCATCGACTTCGGCAGTGAGGGCCGCGTGAAGTTGATGCACAACTTCGCGCCCGTGCAGAAGCTCTAA
- a CDS encoding M23 family metallopeptidase translates to MTQHRVIRTRGGRSAELSENEITNIVPIDEFGLSDALERPELEDYDVYEDAPEEGAETEPQAAAEQLEQDWEEDTDEADRIRASIEATADWFAASAARTRDPRDTPTDKLPRISSGGVHRRREIGQVGKTRLALAAMAAGAAAAAGYNALSEHDAATAADHHNLALGTSATVMAAHGPQLVSAPLATDASVTDEQLAKANAFATERADREKRLLAPRFVMPTNGTFTSGFGYRWGALHGGIDIANSIGTPIVAAADGVVIATGPTAGYGAWVKIRHSDGTVTLYGHINTWEVAVGQRVMAGDRIATIGNRGNSTGPHLHFEVLLGGSQRIDPQGWLANKGLTFTRFGD, encoded by the coding sequence TTGACACAGCATCGAGTGATACGCACGCGTGGTGGTCGGAGCGCGGAACTAAGCGAGAACGAGATCACCAACATCGTGCCGATCGACGAGTTCGGCCTGAGTGACGCGCTGGAACGCCCCGAACTTGAGGACTACGACGTCTACGAGGACGCCCCGGAAGAGGGCGCCGAGACCGAACCCCAGGCCGCCGCAGAGCAGCTAGAGCAGGACTGGGAAGAAGACACCGACGAGGCCGACCGGATTCGCGCCTCCATTGAGGCCACCGCCGACTGGTTCGCCGCCTCTGCCGCACGCACCCGGGACCCGCGTGACACTCCCACCGACAAGCTGCCCAGGATCAGCAGCGGAGGCGTGCACCGCCGCCGCGAGATCGGGCAGGTAGGCAAGACTCGCCTGGCGCTGGCCGCCATGGCCGCCGGTGCCGCCGCGGCCGCTGGATACAACGCGCTGAGCGAGCACGACGCCGCGACGGCCGCCGATCATCACAATCTGGCGCTGGGTACCTCCGCGACGGTGATGGCCGCCCACGGCCCGCAGTTGGTCTCCGCCCCGCTGGCGACCGACGCCTCGGTCACCGACGAGCAGCTGGCGAAGGCCAACGCGTTCGCGACCGAACGTGCCGACCGCGAGAAGCGGCTGCTGGCTCCGCGCTTCGTGATGCCCACCAATGGCACCTTCACCTCCGGCTTCGGTTACCGCTGGGGCGCCCTGCACGGCGGCATCGATATCGCCAACAGCATCGGCACCCCGATCGTGGCCGCCGCGGACGGCGTCGTCATCGCGACCGGTCCGACCGCCGGTTACGGTGCCTGGGTGAAGATCCGTCACTCGGACGGCACCGTCACCCTGTATGGCCACATCAACACCTGGGAGGTCGCGGTCGGCCAGCGGGTGATGGCGGGTGACCGCATCGCCACCATCGGCAACCGTGGTAACTCCACCGGTCCGCACCTACATTTCGAGGTGCTGCTGGGTGGTTCGCAGCGCATCGACCCGCAGGGCTGGCTGGCCAACAAGGGCCTCACCTTCACCCGCTTCGGCGACTAG
- the sucC gene encoding ADP-forming succinate--CoA ligase subunit beta, translated as MDLFEYQAKELFAKHNVPTTPGRVTTTAEDAKAIAEEIGKPVMIKAQVKVGGRGKAGGVKYAATPDDAFTHAQNILGLDIKGHIVKKILVAEASDIAEEYYISFLLDRANRTYLAMCSVEGGVEIEVTAEENPDALAKVPVDAVKGVDLALAREIAEKGKLPAEVLDSAAVTIQKLWEVFVGEDATLVEVNPLVRTPDNQILALDGKVTLDGNADFRQPGHAEFEDKDATDPLELKAKEHDLNYVKLDGQVGIIGNGAGLVMSTLDVVAYAGENHNGVKPANFLDIGGGASAEVMAAGLDVILGDSQVKSVFVNVFGGITACDAVANGIVGALKTLGDAASKPLVVRLDGNKVEEGRAILAEFNHPLVIQAETMDAGADKAAELASK; from the coding sequence ATGGATCTTTTCGAGTACCAGGCCAAGGAGCTGTTCGCTAAGCACAACGTGCCGACGACGCCGGGCCGGGTTACCACCACCGCCGAGGACGCCAAGGCGATCGCCGAAGAAATCGGCAAGCCGGTGATGATCAAGGCGCAGGTCAAGGTCGGTGGACGTGGCAAGGCCGGTGGCGTGAAGTACGCCGCCACCCCCGATGACGCTTTCACTCACGCACAGAACATTCTGGGCCTGGACATCAAGGGCCACATCGTCAAGAAGATCCTCGTCGCCGAGGCCAGCGATATCGCCGAGGAGTACTACATCTCCTTCCTGCTGGACCGCGCCAACCGCACCTACCTGGCCATGTGCTCGGTCGAGGGCGGCGTGGAGATCGAGGTGACCGCCGAGGAGAACCCCGACGCGCTGGCCAAGGTGCCCGTTGACGCCGTCAAGGGTGTCGATCTGGCGCTGGCCCGTGAGATCGCCGAGAAGGGCAAGCTGCCCGCCGAGGTGCTGGATTCCGCCGCAGTGACCATCCAGAAGCTGTGGGAGGTGTTCGTCGGTGAGGACGCCACCCTGGTGGAGGTCAACCCGCTGGTGCGTACCCCCGACAACCAGATCCTTGCCCTGGACGGCAAGGTGACCCTGGACGGCAACGCCGACTTCCGTCAGCCCGGCCACGCCGAGTTCGAGGACAAGGACGCCACCGATCCGCTGGAGCTCAAGGCCAAGGAGCACGACCTCAACTACGTCAAGCTCGACGGTCAGGTCGGCATCATCGGTAACGGCGCTGGACTGGTCATGTCCACCCTGGACGTCGTCGCCTACGCCGGCGAGAACCACAACGGCGTGAAGCCCGCCAACTTCCTGGACATCGGCGGTGGCGCCTCGGCCGAGGTGATGGCCGCCGGTCTTGACGTCATCCTGGGTGACTCGCAGGTCAAGAGTGTCTTCGTGAACGTCTTCGGCGGCATCACCGCGTGTGACGCGGTGGCCAACGGCATCGTCGGCGCCCTCAAGACCCTCGGCGACGCCGCCAGCAAGCCGCTGGTGGTCCGTCTCGACGGCAACAAGGTCGAAGAAGGACGGGCGATCCTGGCCGAGTTCAACCATCCGCTGGTGATCCAGGCCGAGACCATGGACGCCGGTGCCGACAAGGCCGCCGAGCTGGCGAGCAAGTAA
- the sucD gene encoding succinate--CoA ligase subunit alpha encodes MSIFLNKDSKVIVQGITGGEGTKHTALMLKAGTQVVGGVNARKAGTTVSHKDKDGNDVELPVFGSVAEAIKETGADVSIAFVPPAFSKDAIIEAIDAEIPLLVVITEGIPVQDSAYAWAYNIEKGNKTRIIGPNCPGIITPGEALVGITPNNITGTGPVGLVSKSGTLTYQMMYELRDFGFSTAIGIGGDPVIGTTHIDAIEAFEKDPETKIIVMIGEIGGDAEERAADYIKANVSKPVVGYVAGFTAPEGKTMGHAGAIVSGSSGTAQAKKEALEAAGVKVGKTPSETAKLAREILQSL; translated from the coding sequence ATGTCTATCTTTCTGAACAAGGATTCCAAGGTCATCGTCCAGGGCATCACCGGCGGCGAAGGCACCAAGCACACCGCGCTGATGCTCAAGGCCGGTACTCAGGTCGTCGGCGGCGTCAACGCCCGCAAGGCCGGAACCACCGTGTCGCATAAGGACAAAGACGGCAACGACGTCGAGCTGCCGGTATTCGGCAGTGTCGCCGAGGCCATCAAGGAGACCGGCGCCGACGTGTCGATCGCCTTCGTGCCGCCGGCCTTCTCCAAGGACGCCATCATCGAGGCCATCGACGCCGAGATCCCGCTGCTGGTTGTCATCACCGAGGGAATCCCGGTGCAGGACAGCGCATACGCGTGGGCCTACAACATCGAGAAGGGCAACAAGACCCGCATAATCGGGCCCAACTGCCCCGGCATCATCACCCCCGGTGAGGCCCTGGTGGGTATCACCCCGAACAACATCACCGGCACCGGTCCGGTCGGTCTGGTGTCCAAGTCCGGCACCCTGACCTACCAGATGATGTACGAGCTGCGCGATTTCGGTTTCTCGACCGCCATCGGCATCGGCGGCGACCCGGTCATCGGCACCACCCATATCGACGCCATCGAGGCGTTCGAGAAGGACCCGGAGACCAAGATCATCGTGATGATCGGTGAGATCGGCGGCGACGCCGAGGAGCGCGCGGCCGATTACATCAAGGCCAACGTGTCCAAGCCCGTCGTCGGCTACGTCGCGGGCTTCACCGCCCCCGAGGGCAAGACCATGGGCCACGCCGGCGCGATCGTCTCCGGCAGCTCGGGCACCGCTCAGGCCAAGAAGGAGGCCCTTGAGGCCGCCGGTGTGAAGGTCGGCAAGACGCCGTCCGAGACCGCCAAGCTGGCACGCGAGATCCTGCAGAGCCTGTAA
- a CDS encoding TetR/AcrR family transcriptional regulator — translation MARTLDVEKRDALLRSVIGYLETHGVNDLSLAPLAEAIGTSKRMLLYYFGDKSGLLTQALDASRPNVSDFLHEVDSPERLTEASMSIWHALTRGHRHRAVPVLLQVLSLAGTDPDTFGTYARHAVEAMVIPLAQACESAGIPPREAPTRATLLVSGLRGLALDLVVTGDRERLDAAAKLLIAAAIHGGGK, via the coding sequence GTGGCCCGAACACTCGACGTCGAAAAACGTGACGCGCTGCTGAGATCCGTCATCGGATACCTGGAAACTCATGGAGTCAACGACCTTTCACTGGCCCCGCTGGCGGAAGCCATCGGAACCAGCAAACGAATGTTGCTCTACTACTTTGGCGACAAGAGCGGCCTGCTGACGCAGGCACTCGACGCCAGCAGGCCTAACGTCAGCGACTTCCTTCACGAGGTCGACAGCCCCGAGCGCCTCACGGAGGCGTCCATGAGCATCTGGCACGCGCTGACTCGCGGACACCGCCACCGCGCGGTTCCGGTACTGCTGCAAGTGCTGTCGTTGGCGGGCACCGATCCCGATACCTTCGGCACCTACGCCCGCCATGCCGTCGAGGCGATGGTTATCCCCCTCGCCCAGGCGTGCGAGTCGGCGGGTATTCCGCCGCGAGAAGCGCCCACACGGGCCACCCTCCTGGTGTCCGGCCTGCGCGGCCTGGCGCTGGATCTGGTGGTCACCGGCGACCGCGAACGTCTCGATGCGGCAGCCAAATTACTGATCGCCGCCGCGATCCATGGGGGCGGCAAATAG
- a CDS encoding FAD-dependent monooxygenase has protein sequence MVKDRNASPRVAVIGGGIGGLSAAIALRATGLDVDVYEKSSEFGEVGAGVSLQPNGLRVYDQLGFLDKVTMAGSPLEDTVYRRADGGVVDREGFTGCGVYRPDLVDILVAQLPPETLHTGNAAVGYAEDASGAVVKFANGDEIRADLVVAADGIHSTLQRYVTDAREAVFSGRMAYRLVLPAEVAPQIPVGSSQDWLGHERFMRIYHLRRGRLLNVVAVVPADGEIEESWTLPGDPVQLRAEFGDGWDPVVRAILDQVDEVLRYALYDREPLRKWHTNRLVLLGDAAHPMLPLLGQGANSAIEDAMALATLLEGVSGAEVPERLHLYQRLRQDRTARFQHGSRVHNQRRDMDNPFLSHIPVVLDRPGTYDYDVRGAAQAVRAQYQG, from the coding sequence ATGGTCAAGGATCGGAACGCGAGCCCGCGGGTTGCCGTGATTGGTGGCGGAATTGGCGGGCTATCTGCGGCAATCGCATTGCGTGCCACGGGATTAGATGTTGACGTGTATGAGAAGTCGTCCGAGTTTGGCGAAGTTGGGGCCGGCGTCAGCCTGCAGCCCAACGGCTTGCGGGTGTATGACCAACTGGGATTCCTCGACAAGGTCACTATGGCCGGTTCTCCGTTGGAGGACACCGTTTACCGCCGTGCAGACGGTGGCGTGGTCGACCGCGAAGGTTTCACCGGATGTGGTGTCTACCGCCCTGACCTGGTCGACATCTTGGTCGCTCAACTGCCTCCCGAGACGCTGCATACCGGCAATGCGGCGGTCGGCTACGCGGAGGATGCCTCCGGTGCCGTGGTGAAGTTCGCCAACGGCGACGAAATCCGGGCGGACCTGGTGGTGGCCGCTGACGGAATTCACTCCACTTTGCAGCGGTATGTCACCGATGCCAGGGAGGCCGTCTTCTCGGGCCGAATGGCTTATCGGTTAGTGCTGCCCGCGGAGGTGGCGCCCCAGATACCGGTCGGCTCCTCGCAGGACTGGCTCGGCCACGAGCGTTTTATGCGGATCTATCACCTGCGGCGGGGGCGGCTCCTGAATGTTGTAGCGGTGGTCCCCGCGGATGGCGAGATCGAGGAATCCTGGACTCTGCCAGGTGATCCGGTGCAGCTGCGCGCCGAATTCGGTGACGGATGGGACCCGGTGGTGCGCGCGATTCTGGATCAGGTCGACGAAGTGCTGCGCTACGCGCTGTACGACCGGGAGCCGCTGCGTAAGTGGCACACCAATCGGCTTGTGCTGCTCGGCGATGCCGCACACCCCATGCTTCCGTTGCTGGGGCAAGGTGCCAACTCGGCTATCGAGGACGCGATGGCATTGGCCACCCTGCTGGAGGGTGTGTCAGGCGCCGAGGTCCCAGAGCGGCTACACCTGTACCAGCGGTTACGTCAGGACCGGACCGCGCGTTTTCAGCACGGGTCACGGGTTCACAATCAGCGCCGCGACATGGACAACCCGTTCCTGAGTCACATCCCCGTGGTGCTGGATCGACCCGGCACCTACGACTATGACGTCCGCGGCGCGGCGCAGGCGGTCCGTGCCCAGTATCAGGGATGA
- a CDS encoding LLM class F420-dependent oxidoreductase yields the protein MDYGLVLFTSDRGISPAIAAKAAEDGGFSTFYVPEHTHIPVKREAAHPGTGGAELPDDRYMRTLDPWVSLGAACAVTSKIRLATAVAIPVEHDPITLAKSIATLDHMSGGRVTVGVGYGWNTDELADHNVPAGRRRTMLREYIEAMRKLWEEEEASYSGEFVNFGPSWAWPKTVQKHVPVIVGAGGTEKNFKWIAKNADGWMSTPRDEDITGKILALKAEWQAAGRDGDPLIYVLAGKPDPEQLGAWRELGVTEAIFGMPDRSEEEVRAYIERLSGKLAAFA from the coding sequence ATGGACTACGGGCTCGTTCTGTTCACCAGTGACCGCGGCATCTCGCCGGCCATCGCCGCCAAGGCCGCCGAGGACGGCGGGTTCAGCACCTTCTACGTTCCCGAACACACCCACATCCCGGTCAAGCGCGAGGCCGCCCACCCCGGCACCGGTGGAGCCGAGCTGCCCGACGATCGCTACATGCGCACCCTGGACCCCTGGGTGTCCCTGGGCGCCGCCTGCGCGGTCACCTCGAAGATCCGGCTCGCCACCGCGGTGGCCATCCCCGTCGAGCACGACCCCATCACCCTGGCCAAATCGATTGCCACCCTTGACCACATGAGCGGCGGGCGAGTCACCGTGGGCGTCGGCTATGGCTGGAACACCGACGAGCTGGCCGACCACAATGTTCCCGCCGGGCGCCGCCGCACCATGCTGCGCGAGTACATCGAAGCGATGCGCAAGCTCTGGGAAGAGGAAGAAGCCAGCTACTCGGGCGAATTCGTCAACTTCGGCCCCAGCTGGGCCTGGCCCAAGACCGTGCAGAAGCACGTGCCGGTGATCGTGGGCGCGGGCGGCACCGAGAAGAACTTCAAGTGGATCGCCAAGAATGCCGACGGCTGGATGTCCACCCCGCGCGACGAGGACATCACCGGAAAGATCTTGGCGCTCAAGGCGGAATGGCAAGCGGCCGGGCGCGACGGCGACCCGCTGATCTACGTGCTGGCGGGCAAGCCCGACCCCGAGCAGCTGGGCGCGTGGCGCGAGCTGGGGGTCACCGAGGCGATCTTCGGGATGCCCGATCGCTCCGAGGAAGAGGTGCGGGCGTACATCGAAAGGCTGTCCGGAAAACTCGCCGCGTTCGCCTAA
- the sfnG gene encoding dimethylsulfone monooxygenase SfnG has protein sequence MTTERISDHVKFAYWVPNVSGGLVTSTIEQRTDWGYDYNVKLARTAENNGFEYALTQVRYEASYGAEFQHESTSFSLALLLATERLKVIAAVHPGLWQPGVLAKLGATADHLSGGRFAVNVVSGWFKDEFTHLGEPWLEHDERYRRSAEFLQVLRKIWTEDDVDFRGDFYRIHDFTLKPKPLHTPELFQGGNSTAARRNGGLYSDWYFSNGKDFAGITDQIVEVRDHARTVDREVNIALNGFIIARDTEAEAREVLREIVAKANRPAVEGFRAAVQQAGSATGDKKGMWADSSFEDLVQYNDGFRTQLIGTPEQIAERIVAYRRRGVDLILGGFLHFQEEIEYFGAKVLPLVRELEAADSQETLSEYRVPVLS, from the coding sequence ATGACGACCGAACGGATCTCCGACCACGTCAAATTCGCCTACTGGGTCCCCAACGTCAGCGGCGGGCTGGTTACCAGCACCATCGAACAGCGCACGGATTGGGGCTACGACTACAACGTCAAGCTGGCGCGCACGGCCGAGAACAACGGCTTCGAATACGCGCTGACCCAGGTACGTTACGAGGCTAGCTACGGCGCCGAGTTCCAACACGAATCCACCAGCTTTTCGCTCGCGCTGCTGTTGGCCACCGAGCGGCTCAAAGTGATCGCCGCGGTGCACCCCGGGCTGTGGCAGCCGGGTGTGCTCGCGAAACTGGGTGCGACCGCCGACCATCTCTCGGGCGGCCGCTTCGCGGTCAACGTGGTCTCCGGATGGTTCAAGGACGAGTTCACCCACCTGGGCGAACCCTGGCTGGAACATGACGAGCGGTACCGGCGCAGCGCCGAATTCCTCCAAGTGCTGCGCAAGATCTGGACCGAGGACGATGTCGACTTCCGGGGCGACTTCTACCGGATTCACGACTTCACCCTCAAGCCCAAGCCGCTGCACACCCCCGAGTTGTTCCAGGGCGGTAACTCGACGGCTGCCCGCCGCAACGGCGGCCTGTACTCCGACTGGTACTTCTCCAACGGCAAGGACTTCGCGGGTATCACCGACCAGATTGTGGAGGTCCGGGACCACGCACGCACGGTCGACCGTGAGGTCAACATCGCGCTCAACGGATTCATCATTGCCAGGGACACCGAAGCCGAAGCGCGCGAAGTGCTGCGCGAGATCGTCGCCAAGGCCAATCGCCCCGCCGTCGAGGGCTTCCGTGCGGCGGTGCAGCAGGCAGGTTCGGCCACCGGTGACAAGAAGGGAATGTGGGCGGATTCCTCGTTCGAAGACCTCGTGCAATACAACGACGGATTCCGTACCCAGCTCATCGGCACACCCGAGCAGATCGCCGAGCGGATCGTCGCGTACCGGCGCCGCGGTGTGGACCTGATACTGGGTGGGTTCCTGCACTTCCAGGAGGAGATCGAATACTTCGGCGCGAAGGTGCTGCCACTGGTCCGCGAGCTCGAAGCCGCCGACTCTCAGGAAACCCTCAGCGAATACCGAGTGCCGGTTTTGAGCTAA
- a CDS encoding DUF5336 domain-containing protein: MTYSTGGPGYQPAQPSNPYGTPSFVAEPNTGALGVYLPGGVLVLSLIGFIAGFGPFYTGKASSGTSGSFGGFDLLALSPVFGFAQFALLIAGLTAGVSLLSGKDDKQGPVAILSIVGFLFVLGGLFGNPFAAAVGEVGIGWGLITLAVVSGLQAAVSVYSLLSEVGVIKAKTAAPATNPFGSQYQPQQSYYTPAQQQPQQQLPKQSQAPAQGYGQAPGYGQQQGFGQQQPAQGYGQGGAQAAPGYGQQQSAPAAQPSYGGYGQQQPQSAPATPPQGFSSSGFTPPSQPAGSSQPTQQYPTFGAAAGQAAGGEQQSGAGASGASASASGDDLFGTSRPSN; this comes from the coding sequence ATGACGTATTCGACCGGTGGGCCCGGATACCAGCCCGCGCAGCCGTCCAACCCGTACGGCACCCCGTCCTTTGTGGCCGAGCCCAACACGGGCGCGCTGGGGGTTTACCTGCCCGGTGGTGTTCTGGTGCTGAGCCTGATCGGCTTCATCGCCGGCTTCGGGCCGTTCTACACCGGGAAGGCGAGCTCCGGAACGTCGGGCAGCTTTGGCGGGTTCGACCTGCTGGCCCTGTCTCCGGTCTTCGGATTCGCTCAGTTCGCCCTGCTGATTGCCGGTCTGACCGCGGGTGTCTCGCTGCTGTCTGGCAAGGACGACAAGCAGGGCCCCGTGGCGATCCTGTCGATCGTCGGATTCCTTTTCGTACTCGGTGGATTGTTCGGCAACCCGTTCGCGGCCGCCGTTGGTGAGGTCGGCATCGGTTGGGGCCTGATCACGCTCGCCGTGGTGTCCGGCCTGCAGGCCGCCGTGTCGGTGTACTCGCTGCTCAGCGAGGTGGGTGTGATCAAGGCCAAGACCGCTGCGCCGGCGACCAACCCCTTTGGCAGCCAGTACCAGCCCCAGCAGAGCTACTACACCCCGGCACAGCAGCAGCCGCAGCAGCAGCTGCCCAAGCAGAGCCAGGCTCCGGCGCAGGGTTACGGCCAGGCTCCTGGCTACGGCCAGCAGCAGGGCTTCGGTCAGCAGCAGCCCGCGCAGGGCTACGGCCAGGGCGGCGCGCAGGCGGCTCCCGGCTACGGCCAGCAGCAGTCCGCGCCCGCGGCTCAGCCGTCGTACGGCGGCTACGGCCAGCAGCAGCCGCAGTCGGCGCCGGCCACTCCGCCGCAGGGTTTCAGCAGCTCGGGGTTCACGCCTCCGTCGCAGCCAGCCGGTTCCTCGCAGCCGACCCAGCAGTACCCCACCTTCGGTGCGGCCGCGGGTCAGGCAGCCGGTGGTGAGCAGCAGAGCGGCGCAGGCGCCAGCGGTGCTTCCGCTTCTGCCAGTGGTGACGATCTGTTCGGCACCTCGCGTCCTTCCAACTAA